The genomic window GGCAATGACGGCAATGACACGCTTTCCGGCGGTCTCGGCCACGATACAATCAACGGCGGCACGGGGATCGACACCCTCGACCTCAGCCTTGATGCCGCAGATGCCGCGCGTTCGTTCAAGGTGGATCTCGCCGCTGGCGTCGTCTCCCTGCGCGGCGACGCGGGCGATGTGGCGGAAGACACGCTGACCGGCATCGAGAATGTACAGGGCTCGAATGTCAGCAATATCCTGCTCGGGGATGACAGCAATAACCGGCTCACCGGCGGGACTGCGAATGACTTTCTGTCCGGCGGCGGCGGCTTTGACACCCTGGACGGGGGCGATGGTACGGATACGGTCAGCTATAGCCTGATCGCCAGCCAGAAATCCTGTCAGTCAGTCAATGCCAGCCTGGCAACCGGGTTTGCCTCGGTCGTCACGTCAAGCGGACTGTCGATTGCCAACAAGGACATGTTCATGTCGATTGAGAACCTTGTCGGCTCCAATGGCAATGACACCCTGACCGGCGACAGCCACAACAACGAGCTGGGTGGCGCAGACGGCAACGACACCCTGAACGGTGGTGCAGGCAACGACATCCTGATCGGCGGCAACGGCAATGACACATTCGTGTTCTCGATGGGAAGTGGCAAGGACACCATTATCGACTTCACCAACGGAGTGGATATGATCAAGTTGCTGGGCTTTGCCAATTTGACGTCCTTTGCGGGATTGGCAGCACTGGAAGTTCAGCAAGGCGAAGATGTGCTGATCAACCTGAGCACCAGCGATACGATCACCCTCAGCCACACCAAGATCGCAGATCTGCATCTGAACGACTTCCTGTTCGCCTAGAGTTTGTCAGGGAAAAGTGGAATCCGGTTTTCCCGCTCAAACTTGTTTGAGCGAAAAGACAAACGAAAACAAAGGGCACTAGAGTCTGGCTGGTTCAATATGAACCTGACAGACTCTAGAGTTTGTGAGGAAAAACACGCAAACGACGATTTGCGTTTCGAATCCGGTTTGCCCGCTCAAACGAATTTGAGCGGGCAAACTTGTTTGAGCGCGCGAGCTTGTTTGCGTGGGAAAACGACGTGTTGCGCGGAAAGACAAACGAAAACAAGGAGCACTGGAGCCTGCCTGGTTCCATCTGAACCTGGCAGGCTCCCTCCTTGTCACGGCATGCAAGATTGCCGAAAGCCCGACCCAGCCGCAGGCTGCCTGAGGGCAGGTTTCAGGGGTAGCCGCGCGTCAGGTGGACAGGCTTGCCGTCAAGGGTGCCCGACAGGGCCCAGCTCTGGGTGGCGGTGTCATGACGGTAGGCGAGCTTGCCTTCACGTTGGCCCTTTACGGTCAGATCGAGCGTCAAGGCCGCATCATTGCCGGTCGCCGGTGACTGGATTCCGGTGCCATCCATGACGATCCCCTGCCAGAAGGAGCAGCCATGGAAGACATAAGCGGTCGTGCCGTCGTCAGCCGATGTCGCGGATATGGTGCCACCGCGATTGCAGCCCACGCTCACCGGGCTGCTGCCCGACCAGTTGGACAGTCCGATTGATTGCTGCAGTTCGGTTTCCATCGCCCGGGCCAGGGACAGGGGGGCGGCCCTGCGGGGATGTGTCAGGCTTATGGGCGTGTAGCCCGAGAGGAAGTCCTGTGCGCAATGCATTTCCCGCGCCTTTGGCAGCACGCCTTCAAACAGCAGCTTGTCCATGATCCTGTCAGGGCAGGCATTGCCCCGGCCCCAGAGGACGTGCGGACCGTTCTTCATGAAGACCCCGTAGCCGTTCCTGACATGGTCGAATACCGAATAGGCCATCGAAATCGGCGTCACCGGATCGGTATCGCCATTCATCACCAGGGTCGGATAATCGCCGCCGGCAAAGGGTGCCGGCCGCTTTGCGGGCCCGTTCTGCGGCCAGAAGGCACAGGCAAGCTGCTCGGCAAAGTAACTGCGCACGAGCCGGGGAGCCTTCCTGGCAATGCTTTGGGCCTCCGCCACGATGCGGCGGGCCCGTGCTTCCGGCGTGCCGGTGCCACTGGAATAGTCGGCACAGGTGATTGCGTAATAGCCGGCCCCGTACCAGGTGGGATCCTCGGTGGCCTTGTCAGTCTCCATGTCGAAGCCGAGGAGGGAATAGGACAGTTGCAGCATCGGGCTGAAATCGCCGCGCGCCGCCGCAGACAGGGCCCTCAGATAGGCTCCGCGTTTGGCCGGCGCGAACATGGAATAGGTGGCGCTCAGCGACCACAGGCCATAGGTCAGGGGCCGCTTGACGACCACCCCGTCCGCCAGCACGAAATCCACCATGATCGGCCCGCGTTCCAGCCGCCGGGACAGCCGGTCATAGACGCGGCTGGCCTTCTCTCCCATGTCGCGGGCGCAATCCGGCCTGCTGTCGCAGGCAGAAAGCGTGCGCCCGAGCAGATGTTCGCTGGCCGAGGAATAGGCGGCATAATAGGCCGTGGTACTCAGGTTCAGATCAACAACCCCATCGAGGATGACGCCGCGCGGGGCTTGCGGAAACCGGGTGGCATAGGTCTGGGCAAACTGGGTTCCGTAGCTCTCGCCATAGAGCCAGACCTTGGGCGCACCGATGGCCTGGCGGAAATCTTCCGCATCATCGACGGCATCGACGGTGCCGAGATGGCCAA from uncultured Gellertiella sp. includes these protein-coding regions:
- a CDS encoding alpha/beta fold hydrolase, with translation MLTRMIALSLLGLASVFTSMPARADSTLADRLKTLGGKKCRENSLTCVSIDVPRNRQAAGGPKMKITFAVSLAKGDSKGVLFYLVGGPGTSGVASAESYYLSAFDESLTKNLDIVFMDQRGTGAVHGLKCPVAQVRFDTADLALHAPEKAVAAAKAYAQDCVAELKAGDFLGHLGTVDAVDDAEDFRQAIGAPKVWLYGESYGTQFAQTYATRFPQAPRGVILDGVVDLNLSTTAYYAAYSSASEHLLGRTLSACDSRPDCARDMGEKASRVYDRLSRRLERGPIMVDFVLADGVVVKRPLTYGLWSLSATYSMFAPAKRGAYLRALSAAARGDFSPMLQLSYSLLGFDMETDKATEDPTWYGAGYYAITCADYSSGTGTPEARARRIVAEAQSIARKAPRLVRSYFAEQLACAFWPQNGPAKRPAPFAGGDYPTLVMNGDTDPVTPISMAYSVFDHVRNGYGVFMKNGPHVLWGRGNACPDRIMDKLLFEGVLPKAREMHCAQDFLSGYTPISLTHPRRAAPLSLARAMETELQQSIGLSNWSGSSPVSVGCNRGGTISATSADDGTTAYVFHGCSFWQGIVMDGTGIQSPATGNDAALTLDLTVKGQREGKLAYRHDTATQSWALSGTLDGKPVHLTRGYP